The Caldicellulosiruptor changbaiensis genome has a segment encoding these proteins:
- the asrA gene encoding anaerobic sulfite reductase subunit AsrA, translated as MSYCVSTKRMNEILKALQKDYKIYAPVRFEKRGRYSDTDLIRYAEINSIEDVVYDEKSHFSPKEVIYPITQALFYFTEDEYRESKVDDKKILIFARSCDINGFRRLDTIFLKNGGTEDIYYKRLREKVKFILMECKESWDSCFCVSMGSNKTDNYSLAVRFDGDNILVEVKDHEFINLFANEREVEFTPEFVTSNLTKVNIPEIDSQELLEKIYNLDMWESYNSRCISCGACSAVCITCSCFNTLDIIYSENGRVGERRRVQTSCMHEDFTTMAGGWSFRKTAGERMRFRTLHKIYDYKLRFKEEHMCVGCGRCEERCPKLISFSSTINRLYDEVEKLKKGEVSRTREQASSTEEGK; from the coding sequence ATGAGTTATTGTGTAAGCACTAAAAGAATGAATGAAATTTTAAAAGCATTACAAAAAGACTACAAGATATATGCTCCTGTGCGTTTTGAAAAGCGAGGTCGTTATTCAGACACAGATTTAATTCGATATGCAGAAATTAACTCGATTGAAGATGTAGTCTATGACGAGAAATCACATTTTTCACCAAAAGAAGTAATCTATCCGATTACCCAAGCACTATTCTACTTTACCGAAGATGAATACAGAGAAAGCAAAGTGGATGACAAGAAGATTCTAATATTTGCCCGTTCCTGTGATATAAACGGCTTTAGACGACTTGATACTATCTTTCTCAAAAACGGGGGAACAGAAGATATCTATTACAAGCGTTTAAGAGAAAAAGTAAAGTTTATTTTGATGGAATGCAAAGAAAGTTGGGATAGTTGTTTTTGCGTCTCAATGGGTTCTAACAAAACCGACAACTACAGTTTAGCAGTTAGATTTGATGGGGACAACATATTGGTAGAAGTAAAAGACCATGAATTTATCAATTTATTTGCCAATGAAAGAGAAGTAGAATTTACCCCTGAGTTTGTTACTTCTAATCTAACAAAAGTTAATATCCCTGAAATTGATAGCCAAGAGTTGTTAGAAAAAATTTACAACCTTGACATGTGGGAGAGTTATAATTCAAGATGTATAAGCTGTGGAGCATGCAGCGCAGTGTGCATAACTTGCAGCTGTTTTAACACATTAGATATCATATACAGCGAAAATGGAAGGGTAGGAGAGAGAAGAAGGGTTCAGACAAGCTGTATGCACGAAGATTTCACAACAATGGCGGGGGGTTGGAGCTTTAGAAAAACTGCTGGAGAGCGGATGAGGTTTAGAACTCTGCACAAGATCTACGACTATAAACTTCGCTTTAAAGAGGAGCATATGTGTGTTGGCTGTGGACGTTGTGAGGAAAGATGTCCCAAACTAATATCTTTTTCTTCTACTATTAATCGTTTATATGATGAAGTGGAAAAACTTAAAAAAGGAGAAGTAAGCCGAACAAGAGAACAAGCATCATCAACTGAGGAGGGAAAGTAA